The bacterium genome includes a region encoding these proteins:
- a CDS encoding formylglycine-generating enzyme family protein produces the protein MKALHRSSAILISVVMLICGAAFAQKPVPGTEMVETSDFGKLPREIIWQRDNSVMILIPAGEYQIGIDDPTDVGFKPDEGPAVTVEIGSYYIDKTEVSNAQYKQFAQVTGASLPRTIYGREKLLDDGRPVVGIPYYDGLQYAEYMAKDLPTEAEWEIAARGKEAFLYPWGNQPDKEAALIGAGGSAMTLEVGTQTADESPFGVLDMAGNVSEWTKDFFDRGYHEAAAGKKNPRGPEEGESMVVKGGNYYEDGDGRATARLPRIPGQTRDEIGFRTVYRLKPWPTPTPTPEKRVTPTPTPGIDDRARVLSEKVEEYFRDPTRGLPTAMTGSMTNQTSMVPVMNATPHMVLLTFADIDQELLYNFPVRMFPGQITIVRPPADRNLAILAYADGSQLDRVAYLGMVYTDSHPFTIIKPETFNTVTTQDGEVLSPMEKDVEAQQIYDILNYTAMWNIFEVFNDTRLPVEVTVSSIPAGTVPAKQHKATIPAGESLQVDDFGGGKVRIEVRYVGAEDPSGPAWEFDNSGLRDHRVVVMKEDTTRDDFVRVLTRRMPLITMTTVETEINRSRYYVSPDNDQKRRR, from the coding sequence ATGAAAGCCCTGCATAGAAGCTCCGCGATTCTCATTTCTGTCGTGATGTTGATCTGCGGCGCAGCCTTCGCCCAGAAGCCTGTCCCCGGCACGGAAATGGTCGAGACATCCGACTTTGGAAAGCTGCCCCGCGAGATCATCTGGCAACGGGATAATAGTGTGATGATCCTGATTCCTGCCGGCGAATATCAGATCGGTATCGATGATCCCACGGATGTCGGTTTCAAACCCGATGAGGGACCCGCCGTCACCGTCGAGATCGGCTCTTACTACATCGACAAAACCGAAGTCTCCAACGCGCAGTACAAGCAATTCGCCCAGGTGACGGGCGCGAGCTTGCCACGTACGATTTACGGCCGAGAAAAGCTCCTCGACGACGGCCGCCCCGTAGTCGGAATTCCGTACTACGATGGGCTTCAGTACGCCGAGTACATGGCCAAGGACCTGCCGACCGAAGCCGAGTGGGAAATCGCCGCTCGTGGCAAGGAGGCGTTTCTCTATCCATGGGGAAATCAGCCCGACAAGGAAGCGGCATTGATCGGTGCCGGAGGCAGCGCCATGACCCTGGAAGTCGGCACTCAAACGGCGGATGAATCCCCCTTCGGTGTCTTGGACATGGCGGGCAATGTGTCCGAGTGGACAAAGGACTTCTTTGACCGCGGATACCACGAGGCGGCTGCCGGAAAGAAGAACCCGCGCGGCCCTGAAGAGGGGGAGTCGATGGTCGTGAAGGGTGGGAACTACTACGAAGACGGCGATGGCCGCGCAACGGCCCGTCTTCCGCGCATCCCCGGCCAGACTCGTGACGAAATCGGATTCCGCACCGTCTACCGACTGAAGCCCTGGCCCACACCCACGCCGACTCCAGAGAAGCGCGTCACTCCGACACCAACCCCTGGAATCGATGATCGAGCCCGAGTGCTGAGCGAAAAGGTCGAGGAGTACTTCCGCGATCCGACCAGGGGCCTGCCGACGGCGATGACCGGGTCGATGACGAATCAGACCAGCATGGTGCCGGTCATGAATGCGACCCCACACATGGTCCTGCTGACCTTTGCGGACATCGATCAGGAACTGCTCTACAATTTCCCGGTTCGCATGTTCCCCGGCCAGATCACCATCGTTCGCCCACCTGCGGATCGGAACCTTGCCATTCTAGCCTATGCAGACGGATCGCAGTTGGATCGCGTTGCCTATCTTGGAATGGTGTACACCGACTCTCATCCGTTTACCATTATCAAACCGGAGACCTTTAATACGGTCACGACCCAGGATGGTGAAGTCCTGTCGCCGATGGAGAAAGACGTCGAGGCTCAGCAGATCTACGACATCCTCAACTACACGGCGATGTGGAATATTTTCGAAGTCTTTAACGACACGCGCCTGCCGGTGGAAGTCACCGTTTCGTCGATCCCGGCAGGTACGGTTCCGGCGAAGCAGCATAAAGCGACCATCCCAGCGGGTGAATCCCTGCAGGTCGACGATTTCGGCGGAGGCAAGGTGCGCATCGAGGTGCGCTACGTCGGTGCAGAAGACCCAAGCGGGCCGGCTTGGGAATTCGACAACTCCGGACTCCGGGATCATCGCGTCGTCGTCATGAAGGAAGACACAACACGAGATGATTTTGTGCGCGTCCTGACACGTCGAATGCCCCTGATCACGATGACGACAGTGGAGACCGAGATTAACCGGAGTCGCTACTATGTTTCCCCGGACAACGATCAGAAACGGCGCCGGTAA
- a CDS encoding acyltransferase encodes MPQRNDPSELMALDRRVASLDGIRGIAVLLVLVHHASHHLLPFGWIGVDYFFVLSGFLITRLLIRRRESPIYFRDFYWRRALRILPIYLMCITVPYFAGVSSWEEFRYQLMSLQNFYYARGPQNPLAIHTWSLAVEEQFYVFWSVLIFITAAAWRPRICLILIFMSPILRAIQPPEGSFASLQMLLPYRMDSFAYGGLLASLPTSFYGKAWFRIFSRYILLFGAACLFAAMLYDYAGVQPYAVTPLANHLSLGLLYTIVAWVPFGMLGTLLTDNPERPGVLARSLNWRPLVFVGRISYGLYLYHFFVSRSLDFLWPTLYDLPWLRAIVLAAISIPVATISWKLIEEPLLGYRSVIAQRHHVKQPGGGV; translated from the coding sequence ATGCCGCAAAGGAACGATCCGTCGGAATTGATGGCCCTCGACCGCCGGGTCGCGAGCCTGGACGGTATTCGCGGCATTGCGGTTCTGCTGGTTCTTGTCCACCACGCCTCGCACCATCTGCTGCCTTTCGGCTGGATCGGCGTGGACTACTTCTTCGTCCTCAGCGGCTTTCTGATTACGCGCCTGCTGATCCGGCGGCGCGAGAGCCCGATCTACTTCCGGGACTTCTACTGGCGCCGAGCCCTGCGAATCCTACCCATCTACCTGATGTGCATCACGGTGCCCTACTTCGCTGGGGTCTCAAGCTGGGAGGAATTCCGCTACCAGCTCATGTCGCTTCAGAACTTCTATTATGCAAGAGGCCCTCAAAACCCACTCGCTATCCACACGTGGTCACTTGCGGTTGAGGAGCAGTTCTACGTCTTCTGGTCGGTGCTGATCTTCATAACGGCTGCCGCCTGGCGGCCCCGAATCTGCCTGATTCTGATCTTTATGTCGCCCATCCTCCGGGCAATTCAGCCCCCGGAGGGAAGTTTCGCCTCTCTGCAAATGTTGCTCCCCTATCGGATGGACAGCTTCGCCTACGGCGGCCTGCTGGCCTCGCTGCCGACAAGCTTCTACGGCAAGGCCTGGTTTCGAATCTTTTCCCGGTACATCCTGCTCTTTGGGGCGGCCTGCCTGTTCGCGGCGATGCTCTACGACTATGCCGGAGTACAACCCTACGCGGTCACGCCTTTGGCGAACCACCTCTCTCTTGGACTGTTGTATACAATCGTGGCGTGGGTGCCATTCGGGATGCTGGGAACGCTGCTGACGGACAACCCGGAGCGCCCCGGCGTGCTGGCGCGGAGCCTGAACTGGCGCCCGCTGGTCTTCGTCGGACGGATCAGCTACGGCCTGTACCTCTACCACTTCTTCGTTTCCCGGTCTCTGGATTTCCTCTGGCCGACGCTGTACGACCTGCCGTGGCTGAGGGCGATTGTGCTCGCGGCGATCTCGATCCCGGTCGCGACGATCTCCTGGAAACTGATCGAGGAGCCGCTGTTGGGCTATCGCTCGGTGATCGCTCAACGCCACCATGTCAAGCAGCCTGGGGGCGGAGTGTGA
- a CDS encoding tetratricopeptide repeat protein codes for MKLTFRARALGWVLLTAVGFAGLTGCAADRQRIYEERRTLAFDLFTEGQDLEAVGEYTAAQEKYLAALELSPRPAFYYKVGHSYNLLGEPERAMIYFDKALEVAPDYEQAEAERELARLQLIEKGLLAREDQPPSLKLPIDEEPVVAEATPEPTPTPIKRPTIESSRRTPAPTPTPEPTEIARPKPVKTPAVESTPVVEETPIEVAEVPATPSNRDDQTEEQMTLRPTQEKTPAPTPTPRPRVESTPMAPPPPTFDEDEAREMPKSSPEDRPSDAAREAVMEGMKDEPRPTATPVPTPEATPEKTPEPTPEATLAKDENPPEAETGTRSGAGDIGSSLASLIQGGDSPVGQRAESLDPEEVRAAVFPELTGEQVHDVESLREAGLLAAEQGRWSDAVLAWSQVANMEPENAEAHLYLAESLAKTTRTRRALEEYRRAADLDPNNADIYLKWGNVLARIGRELAAEGRYRDAMGVDPNDPRAQNNIGALFLRQKAYGRALDELRPLVESHPEFAPAHLNLALAIDGSHGDLDEAIEELETYLRLGGVREAEVESWLVEMRSRQ; via the coding sequence ATGAAGCTGACATTTCGCGCTCGGGCGCTTGGATGGGTGCTGCTGACGGCCGTCGGGTTTGCCGGCCTTACGGGCTGCGCCGCCGATCGCCAGCGCATCTACGAGGAACGCCGCACACTGGCCTTCGATCTTTTCACCGAAGGCCAGGATCTTGAAGCGGTGGGCGAATACACCGCCGCCCAGGAAAAGTACCTGGCGGCGCTGGAGCTTTCGCCCCGCCCTGCCTTCTACTATAAGGTGGGCCACTCGTACAACCTGCTCGGCGAACCCGAGCGCGCGATGATCTACTTCGACAAGGCACTGGAAGTTGCACCGGATTACGAGCAGGCCGAGGCCGAGCGGGAGCTCGCTCGCCTGCAGTTGATCGAGAAGGGACTGCTGGCCCGTGAGGATCAGCCGCCCAGCCTGAAGCTGCCTATCGACGAGGAACCGGTCGTGGCGGAAGCCACGCCAGAACCCACGCCGACACCGATCAAGCGACCGACGATCGAGAGCTCGCGCCGCACGCCGGCGCCGACTCCCACGCCGGAACCCACAGAGATTGCAAGGCCGAAGCCGGTAAAGACGCCGGCCGTGGAATCGACTCCGGTCGTGGAAGAAACACCGATCGAAGTGGCCGAAGTCCCAGCGACTCCCTCAAACCGCGACGATCAGACTGAAGAGCAGATGACTCTGAGGCCGACCCAGGAGAAGACGCCGGCCCCGACGCCAACGCCTCGCCCCCGGGTTGAGTCGACACCGATGGCGCCTCCGCCGCCGACCTTCGACGAAGATGAAGCCCGCGAAATGCCCAAATCTTCTCCGGAAGATCGGCCGTCGGACGCGGCACGCGAAGCAGTGATGGAAGGCATGAAGGACGAGCCGAGGCCCACGGCGACTCCCGTCCCGACTCCTGAGGCAACGCCGGAGAAGACGCCGGAGCCCACGCCCGAAGCGACGCTGGCGAAGGACGAGAACCCGCCTGAGGCGGAAACGGGCACAAGGTCGGGGGCCGGCGATATCGGCTCCTCGCTGGCGAGCCTGATTCAGGGCGGCGACAGCCCCGTGGGTCAGCGCGCAGAGAGCCTGGATCCGGAAGAAGTCCGCGCGGCCGTGTTCCCGGAGCTGACCGGCGAGCAGGTTCACGACGTGGAAAGCCTGCGCGAGGCCGGACTTCTGGCTGCCGAGCAAGGCCGCTGGAGCGACGCCGTTCTGGCCTGGTCCCAGGTGGCCAACATGGAACCGGAGAATGCCGAAGCCCATCTGTACCTGGCGGAATCCTTGGCGAAAACAACGCGGACGCGCCGAGCCCTCGAGGAGTATCGCCGGGCGGCCGACCTGGATCCGAACAACGCAGATATTTACCTGAAATGGGGCAACGTGCTGGCTCGAATCGGCCGTGAATTGGCCGCCGAGGGTCGCTATCGCGATGCCATGGGAGTCGACCCCAACGATCCGCGGGCCCAGAACAACATCGGCGCGCTCTTCCTGCGCCAGAAGGCCTACGGCCGGGCCCTCGACGAATTGCGGCCGCTGGTTGAAAGCCATCCGGAATTCGCCCCGGCGCACCTGAACCTCGCCCTGGCTATCGACGGATCGCACGGCGATCTGGACGAAGCCATTGAGGAACTCGAGACCTACCTGCGTCTCGGCGGAGTGCGCGAAGCGGAAGTCGAGAGCTGGCTCGTGGAGATGCGTTCGCGCCAGTAA
- a CDS encoding TIGR00300 family protein has translation MAPKRHSILMCPPTYFAVDYVINPWMEGNTERLDVQKARAQWQALHAQVGQRTTVKILDPAEGVPDLVFTANAGLVHGKKAVNSHFRHPERQKEEPVNKAWFERNGFEVIEMPRGLHFEGAGDALFDRGAERLFMGYGFRTRLEACEYIAEQLDIEVVPLRLVDERFYHLDTCFTPLTGGYLMYYAQAFEEHARRQIEELVPAERRFELSERDAVHFACNAIDTGNAVILNNCTQELQQKLNEWGFEVVRTPMTEFIKAGGSCKCLSLRLTEEPFKRHPAHKTDLVRRIVTMEGHLLDTGLLPMVMDMIHQNGGNFETLEFHAGQTRGDKSRIRLAVSAPSPEILNEIVPQMLEKGGNLEDPEHRPARLVSVEKDGVAPEDFYATTIYPTDVLVGEEWIRATGQRMDGVIVVRDGQAAVTLIRDLRTGDMVVCGIDGIRIHPKTEVQEDPSEFRFMSGMVSSERRVEVAVDAIAWEMDQIRGRGGKIVLVPGPIVVHTGGVPHVCELVRNGYVGAMLGGNAVAVHDVERALFGTSLGVDLQRGITVNGGHKHHLAAINAVRRAGSIAAAVDQGLIKRGLMYELVQASVPFCLAGSIRDDGPLPDTRMDLVEAQAEYARLLDGADMILMLSTMLHSIGVGNMTPAGVRMVCVDINPTVATKLADRGSMDSTPVVTDVGLFLNLLVRKLAELQMEPVEL, from the coding sequence ATGGCCCCGAAACGTCACTCCATCCTCATGTGCCCGCCGACGTATTTCGCCGTCGACTACGTGATCAACCCTTGGATGGAAGGGAACACCGAACGACTCGATGTGCAGAAAGCCCGCGCGCAATGGCAGGCGCTGCACGCCCAGGTCGGCCAACGGACCACGGTCAAGATTCTCGATCCGGCAGAAGGCGTGCCCGACCTCGTCTTCACGGCGAACGCGGGGCTGGTTCACGGTAAGAAGGCGGTGAATTCGCACTTTCGCCACCCGGAACGCCAAAAAGAAGAGCCGGTCAACAAGGCCTGGTTCGAGCGCAATGGCTTCGAGGTCATCGAGATGCCGCGCGGGCTCCACTTCGAAGGCGCCGGCGATGCGCTCTTCGATCGCGGGGCAGAGCGCCTCTTCATGGGCTACGGCTTCCGCACGCGCCTGGAAGCCTGCGAATATATTGCCGAGCAACTCGACATCGAAGTCGTCCCGCTGCGGCTCGTCGACGAACGCTTCTACCACCTGGATACGTGCTTCACGCCACTGACGGGCGGGTACCTGATGTACTACGCGCAGGCCTTCGAAGAGCACGCCCGTCGGCAGATTGAGGAACTTGTGCCTGCCGAGCGACGCTTCGAGCTCAGCGAACGCGACGCTGTGCATTTCGCCTGCAACGCGATCGACACGGGCAATGCCGTCATTCTGAACAACTGCACGCAGGAGTTGCAGCAGAAGCTGAACGAGTGGGGCTTTGAAGTCGTCCGCACGCCGATGACCGAATTCATCAAGGCCGGCGGAAGCTGCAAATGCCTCAGCCTGCGCCTGACAGAGGAGCCCTTCAAGCGGCACCCGGCGCACAAGACGGATCTGGTTCGTCGCATCGTCACGATGGAGGGCCATCTGCTCGACACAGGGCTCCTGCCGATGGTGATGGATATGATTCACCAGAACGGCGGCAACTTCGAGACGCTCGAATTCCACGCCGGCCAGACCCGCGGCGACAAATCGCGCATTCGCTTGGCCGTCAGCGCCCCTTCGCCCGAGATTCTGAACGAGATCGTGCCACAAATGCTCGAAAAGGGCGGCAATCTGGAAGATCCGGAGCATCGCCCCGCTCGCCTGGTGTCTGTCGAGAAGGACGGCGTGGCCCCGGAAGATTTCTATGCAACGACGATTTATCCCACAGATGTCCTGGTCGGGGAGGAGTGGATTCGCGCCACCGGCCAGCGCATGGACGGCGTGATCGTCGTTCGCGATGGCCAGGCAGCCGTGACATTGATCCGCGACCTCCGAACCGGCGACATGGTCGTCTGCGGCATCGACGGCATCCGAATTCACCCGAAGACCGAGGTCCAGGAAGACCCGAGCGAGTTCCGCTTCATGTCGGGGATGGTGTCGAGCGAGCGCCGCGTCGAGGTCGCCGTGGACGCGATCGCCTGGGAAATGGACCAGATCCGCGGGCGCGGCGGCAAGATCGTGCTCGTTCCCGGGCCGATCGTTGTTCACACCGGCGGTGTGCCCCATGTCTGTGAATTGGTACGAAACGGCTACGTCGGAGCCATGCTGGGCGGCAACGCGGTCGCCGTGCATGACGTCGAGCGCGCCCTGTTCGGTACGAGCCTGGGCGTGGATCTCCAGCGCGGAATCACCGTCAATGGCGGTCATAAGCACCATCTGGCCGCGATCAACGCGGTGCGGCGTGCCGGTTCCATTGCCGCTGCAGTGGATCAGGGCCTGATCAAGCGCGGGCTGATGTATGAGTTGGTCCAGGCCAGCGTGCCCTTCTGCCTGGCGGGCTCAATCCGCGACGATGGCCCCCTGCCGGACACGCGGATGGACCTCGTGGAGGCTCAGGCGGAGTACGCCAGGCTTCTCGATGGGGCTGACATGATCCTGATGCTTTCGACGATGCTGCACTCGATCGGCGTTGGAAATATGACCCCAGCGGGAGTGCGGATGGTCTGCGTCGACATCAACCCTACAGTCGCGACGAAGCTGGCCGATCGCGGCTCGATGGATTCGACGCCGGTCGTTACGGATGTGGGCCTGTTCCTGAACCTGCTGGTCCGGAAGCTGGCGGAACTGCAGATGGAGCCGGTGGAGTTGTAG
- the pruA gene encoding L-glutamate gamma-semialdehyde dehydrogenase yields the protein MRKPVTEFRNEPLRDFSKAEVREAFQKAIDKVKASFPINAPLIIGGKEVKTERKLKVTCPSDTSIVLGECAYAGEKEADKAIEVAQRAFKTWSMTTPAERAQLLLDTAAKVRERRDEISALMVFEAGKPWREADADTAEGIDFLEYYAREMMRIGDREHLQPYLLGEKNELYYLPLGVVGVIGPWNFPMAIPTGMMSAALVTGNTVIWKPSRETPFVVYRIMEIMMECGLPAGVVNFLPGSGAEIGEKLTRSPKVQMIAFTGSREVGLHIIEEAAKTQHGQAFVKRVIAEMGGKNGLIIDSSADLDAAVPDILYSAFGFSGQKCSACSRLIVVEDVYDELMARLKEGVASLKISESWDPGCQVNAVIDPAAQKKIMSYIELGKKEGTESFVGECKDLAKKGHYVPPALFGDIDPDSRMAQEEIFGPVLSVIKAKNFEHAVEIHNNCEYALTGGLHSRTPSHLEKAKVQLRCGNMYLNRHITGAIVGRQPFGGFQLSGIGSKAGGPDYLKQFLVARACAENIMRHGIAPLDE from the coding sequence ATGCGCAAGCCGGTGACGGAATTCCGCAATGAACCGCTGCGCGATTTTTCGAAGGCCGAAGTGCGCGAGGCCTTTCAGAAGGCCATCGACAAGGTAAAGGCGTCCTTCCCGATCAACGCGCCGTTGATCATCGGCGGCAAGGAAGTGAAGACCGAGCGCAAACTGAAAGTTACCTGCCCAAGCGACACATCGATCGTCCTGGGCGAGTGCGCGTATGCCGGCGAGAAAGAGGCGGACAAAGCGATTGAAGTGGCCCAGCGAGCCTTCAAGACGTGGTCGATGACAACACCCGCCGAGCGCGCCCAGTTGCTGCTCGACACGGCGGCGAAAGTGCGCGAGCGCCGCGATGAGATTTCCGCGCTTATGGTCTTCGAAGCGGGCAAGCCCTGGCGCGAAGCGGACGCTGATACCGCGGAAGGCATCGATTTCCTCGAGTACTATGCGCGCGAGATGATGCGCATCGGCGACCGCGAACACCTGCAGCCGTATTTGCTCGGCGAGAAGAATGAACTGTACTACCTGCCACTTGGCGTCGTCGGCGTGATCGGACCGTGGAACTTCCCCATGGCAATCCCGACGGGCATGATGTCCGCCGCACTTGTGACGGGTAACACAGTGATCTGGAAGCCCAGCCGCGAAACGCCTTTCGTCGTTTACCGGATTATGGAAATCATGATGGAGTGTGGACTTCCGGCCGGCGTGGTGAACTTCCTTCCGGGCTCCGGCGCGGAAATCGGCGAGAAGCTGACGCGCTCGCCGAAGGTCCAGATGATCGCGTTCACGGGCAGCCGCGAAGTCGGTCTCCACATCATCGAAGAAGCCGCGAAGACGCAGCACGGCCAAGCCTTCGTCAAGCGCGTGATCGCCGAGATGGGCGGCAAGAACGGCCTCATCATCGACTCGAGCGCGGATCTCGATGCCGCCGTGCCGGACATTCTCTACAGCGCCTTCGGCTTCAGCGGCCAGAAGTGCTCCGCGTGCTCGCGTCTGATCGTTGTCGAGGACGTCTACGACGAACTGATGGCGCGTCTGAAGGAAGGCGTCGCGAGCCTGAAGATCAGCGAGTCGTGGGACCCCGGTTGCCAAGTCAACGCCGTGATCGACCCGGCGGCTCAGAAGAAGATCATGAGCTACATCGAACTGGGCAAAAAAGAAGGGACGGAGTCGTTCGTTGGCGAGTGCAAAGATCTCGCCAAGAAGGGGCACTACGTCCCTCCCGCACTGTTCGGCGATATCGATCCCGACAGCCGCATGGCACAGGAAGAGATCTTCGGCCCTGTGCTCTCGGTAATCAAAGCGAAGAACTTCGAGCATGCGGTTGAGATCCACAACAACTGCGAATACGCGCTGACGGGCGGTCTGCATTCGCGCACGCCGAGTCACCTGGAGAAGGCCAAGGTGCAACTCCGGTGCGGCAACATGTACCTGAACCGCCACATCACGGGAGCCATCGTCGGGCGCCAGCCGTTCGGCGGCTTCCAACTGTCAGGCATCGGCTCGAAAGCCGGCGGACCGGATTACCTGAAGCAATTCCTGGTCGCCCGCGCCTGTGCGGAGAACATCATGCGCCACGGCATTGCGCCGCTGGACGAGTAA
- a CDS encoding proline dehydrogenase family protein has translation MSTTMATETKNPSKHNGKVASQPIKPKPRRPSPELPTFNLERLRVEESTRRFGREIFRRVRARESSGIGRERIEKELMRAMMHDEELKFRMLHFVDVYPALRDPKILAEHLEEYLSSTSFAHGGGTSLLSIARFLGRGRGFTQRPLAWASRKVIATMGKQFIAGENPRVVAPRIRNMEERGFMFSLDLLGEFVISDSQADAYAKRYKDMIENLGGLLGSWPEKSRRFKCGPRVNISIKLSSLTAKYDAMDIDGTAESVLSRVRPLLRAAKKSGAFVNIDMEKYEHRDMTLEIIKRLLSEEEFRGYENLGTVFQAYLRDAEDSARKFLAWIRENNQPITIRLVKGAYWDSEQIWARQKNWPVPVITEKRETDAMYERITRLLLENHDLVRTAIASHNVRSIAHALALRKEMKVPPSRFEIQMLFGMAGPIAEALRTMKLPVRIYVPCGELIPGMAYLVRRILENTSNESFLRQRFTEHVAENKLLADPKETE, from the coding sequence GTGAGCACGACGATGGCGACTGAAACCAAAAATCCAAGCAAGCACAACGGCAAGGTAGCCAGCCAGCCGATCAAGCCGAAGCCCCGCCGACCGAGCCCGGAGCTGCCGACGTTCAATCTCGAACGCCTTCGGGTGGAGGAATCCACACGCCGGTTCGGGCGCGAGATCTTCCGCCGCGTCCGGGCACGCGAGAGCAGCGGCATCGGCCGCGAACGCATCGAGAAGGAACTGATGCGCGCGATGATGCACGACGAGGAGTTGAAGTTCCGAATGTTGCACTTCGTCGACGTGTATCCCGCGCTGCGCGATCCGAAAATCCTGGCGGAGCACCTGGAGGAATACCTCAGCAGCACGTCCTTCGCACACGGCGGCGGCACGAGCCTGCTATCCATCGCGCGATTCCTGGGCCGCGGTCGGGGGTTCACGCAGCGGCCCCTCGCATGGGCCAGCCGCAAGGTGATCGCCACGATGGGCAAGCAGTTCATCGCGGGCGAGAATCCGCGCGTCGTGGCACCCCGAATTCGCAACATGGAAGAGCGCGGCTTCATGTTCTCGCTCGATCTGCTGGGCGAATTCGTGATCAGCGATTCCCAAGCGGATGCCTACGCGAAGCGCTACAAGGATATGATCGAGAACCTGGGCGGATTGCTTGGATCCTGGCCCGAGAAGTCCCGCCGCTTCAAGTGCGGCCCCCGCGTGAATATCTCGATCAAGCTGAGTTCCCTCACCGCGAAGTACGACGCCATGGATATCGATGGCACGGCGGAGAGCGTTCTCTCGCGCGTGCGTCCCTTGCTACGTGCCGCAAAGAAGTCCGGTGCGTTCGTGAATATTGATATGGAGAAGTACGAGCACCGCGACATGACGCTGGAAATCATCAAGCGACTGCTGAGCGAAGAGGAATTCCGCGGCTACGAGAACCTTGGCACAGTATTCCAGGCTTACCTGCGGGACGCGGAAGATTCGGCGCGGAAGTTCCTCGCATGGATTCGCGAGAACAATCAGCCGATCACGATTCGCCTCGTGAAGGGCGCGTACTGGGATAGTGAGCAGATCTGGGCGCGACAGAAGAATTGGCCGGTGCCGGTCATCACGGAGAAACGCGAGACGGATGCGATGTACGAGCGCATCACGCGACTGCTGCTCGAGAATCACGACCTGGTTCGCACCGCGATTGCCAGCCACAACGTGCGCTCGATCGCGCATGCGCTGGCGTTGCGGAAAGAGATGAAAGTGCCGCCTTCGCGTTTTGAAATCCAGATGCTCTTCGGCATGGCAGGCCCGATTGCTGAAGCTCTGCGTACCATGAAACTGCCTGTACGGATTTACGTTCCGTGCGGCGAACTGATTCCGGGAATGGCGTACCTGGTACGCCGCATCCTGGAGAACACTTCGAATGAATCGTTCCTCCGCCAACGCTTCACCGAGCACGTGGCGGAGAATAAACTCTTGGCGGATCCCAAGGAGACAGAATGA
- a CDS encoding prepilin-type N-terminal cleavage/methylation domain-containing protein, producing MHVTHLISRDRRGFTLIELLIVVAIIAILAAIAVPNFLEAQVRSKVSRAKSDMRTLATGLESYVIDYNHYPDVDRTTISPPIKLGLEYSRPALTLLSTPVSYITSPLLIDPFAVGSTNTRYYGYANCDAALLNPDLSAVGASYATVDNKPRFDNHRWVLQSVGPDVTNFALASPAEYPDQGFNNAYHFLVDPQDGVGANFIYDPTNGTVSVGDIVRTALITD from the coding sequence ATGCACGTAACACATCTTATTTCCCGAGACCGCCGAGGCTTCACACTGATCGAGCTCCTGATCGTTGTCGCCATCATTGCCATCCTGGCGGCAATCGCTGTTCCGAACTTCCTCGAAGCACAGGTTCGTTCCAAGGTCTCCCGCGCCAAGTCCGACATGCGGACGCTGGCCACGGGCCTGGAATCTTACGTAATCGATTACAATCACTATCCGGACGTCGACCGCACGACAATCTCTCCTCCGATCAAGTTGGGTCTGGAGTATTCGCGCCCCGCACTGACGCTGCTTTCGACGCCAGTTTCCTACATCACCAGCCCTCTGCTGATCGATCCGTTCGCGGTCGGCTCGACAAACACACGCTACTACGGATATGCCAACTGCGACGCCGCACTCCTGAATCCAGATCTCTCCGCTGTCGGCGCAAGCTATGCCACCGTGGATAATAAGCCGCGATTCGACAACCACCGGTGGGTCCTGCAAAGCGTTGGTCCGGATGTCACCAACTTCGCACTGGCAAGTCCCGCCGAATACCCCGACCAGGGCTTCAACAACGCCTATCACTTCCTGGTCGATCCTCAGGATGGCGTGGGAGCCAACTTCATTTACGACCCGACGAATGGCACGGTTTCAGTGGGCGACATCGTTCGCACGGCCTTGATAACCGACTGA